The genomic segment TCGCGCCCTCCGGGATCGAGTCGTCGAGCTCGTCGACGAAGATCGCGCCGCGGGTGCGCAGCTGCGCCACGACGTGCTTGTTGTGCACGATCTCCTTGCGGACGTACACGGGCGCGCCGTAGAGCGCGAGCGCGTGCTCGACGGTCTGGACGGCGCGATCCACCCCGGCGCAGTATCCGCGAGGGGCGGCCAAGAGGAGCTTCTCGACGGTGGCGGCCATGCGGGTCACGAGTGTAGAGCGCTCGATCGGGGCCCGGACCGCGCAGGTCCGGGCCGGGCGCGTCCCCGCGCTCAGCCGGCCGGCGTACCGTCGGTCGGCCAGGTGCGGATGAGCTCGGTGATCGTCTCGCCGACGGCGTCGACGCTGTCGACCGACAGCTTGTCGTAGGTGTCCTGGAGCCCGTCCTTGTACTTGTAGCTCCAGTCGATGAGGTCCACCGCCGGGATGCCCGCGCGCAGGAACGGCGTGTGGTCGTCGAAGATCGACACCTCGGAGCGGTTGGGGAAGATGCCCTGGACCCCGACGCGGTCGGCCGCGCCGCGCACCTGGCTCCACAGCGACGGGGTGCTGGTCCCCTCGCGCGGGAAGCGGACGCCCGTGTTGCCGATGTAGTCCAGCAGGATCATCGCCCGGACCTCCTCGGCGTGGATCTGGACGTAGGACTTCGAGCCGCGCAGCGCGTCGCGGTAGAAGTCGCTGGTCGGGAAGGGCTCCTCCTCGCCGTCGAAGAGCACGAAGCGGATGCCCGGCGACACCGCGGTGCGCCGCAGGCGCCTGATCGAGCGGGCGAGCTCGATCACGGTGCCGACCGCCGCCGCCGCGTCGTTGGCCCCCACGAAGCCCTTGGGGTGGTATTCGCTGTCGTAGTGGGCGCCGATGACGATGACCGGGCCCGGGCCCGGCAGCTGGCCGACGATGTTGCGCAGCCCGGGGTGGCCGGGCACGTCCTCGAAGTGCGCGTCGGGCAGCAGCCCGGCGAGCTTGACCGCCAGCCGGCGCAGCTGGGGTGAGCCCGCGGGGCGCTGGCCGGCGTCGACCTGGAGCTTGGCGATGCGCATCGCGGCGGCGCCGTCGAAGCGATCGAAGCGGGCGTGCGGCACCTTGCCGGCCACGGCCGTCTGGGCCTCCGGGCCGCCGCCCTTGTCCTTGGCGCCCGTGAACGGCAGGCCGCCGACGGCCAGCAGCACGAGCACGCCGATGAGCGCGACCTGGCCCACGATCGCCACGACGATCAGGCGGGGCGAGAAGCGGCCTCCGTCGTTCTCGGAGACGGCCACGGTCAGGAGCGGATCGGCAGGACGGGGGCCATGGCGTGCCCGGGCACGGTACCGGGCGCACCTGAGGGCATGCAGCGGCCGGAGGCCCGGAGTAGGCTGCCGCCACGTGACTGACGGGAGGCCGCGATGGCACAGCAGCACCTGGATCGACTGACCGCGATCGACGCCTCGTTCCTGGCCCAGGAGGGTCCGGCGTCGCACATGCACATCGGCGGGGTCGTGCTGTGCGAGGGCCCCGCCCCCCGGTTCGAGGAGATCCTCGACCACATCCGCTCGCGGCTGCACCTCGTCCCCCGCTACCGCCAGCGCCTGGCCGAGCCGCCCCTGGAGGCCGGCCGCCCGCTGTGGGTCGACGACCCGACGTTCAACCTCGAGTACCACGTGCGCCAGACCGCGCTGCCCGCTCCGGGCACCGAGGACCAGCTCTGGCGGCTGGTCGGCCGCCTCATGTCCCAGCAGCTGGACCGCTCCAAGCCGCTGTGGGAGATGTGGATCGTCGAGGGCCTGGAGCGCGGCGGCTTCGCGCTGCTGTCCAAGACCCATCACTCGCTCATCGACGGCATCTCTGGCGTCGACCTCGCGACGGTGATGTTCGACGTCACGCCCGTGCCCGCCGAGGTCCCGCACCCCGACGAGCCCTGGCGACCGCACCGCGAGCCGACGCCCGTCGACCTCGTCGCCGGCGGGGCGATCGGCCTGGCCAAGGCCGCGGCCGCCGGCGTGGCGGGCGTGCTCGGCGCGATCGCGCGGCCCCAGTCGGCGCTGCGCGCCGCGACGGAGGCGGCCGAGGGCGTCGGCGAGGTCGTGTGGGCCGGGCTGAACCCCGCGCCAGCGACGCCGCTGAACGTCGAGATCGGCCCCCACCGCCGCTACACGGTCGTCCGCAACAGCCTCGCCGACTTCAAGCTCATCAAGAACGCGTTCGGCGGGACGGTCAACGACGTCGTGCTCACCGTCGTCAGCGGCGCGCTGCGCGCGTGGCTGCACGGCCGCGGCGTGCGTACGGAGGGCGTCGAGCTGCGGGCGCTGGTGCCCGTCTCCACGCGCGGCAACCACGAGGCCAACACGCTCGGCAACCGGATCGCCGCGATGCGCGCGCCGCTGCCGGTCTACATCGACGACCCCGTGGCACGCCTGCGCGCCGTCAAGCTCGCGATGGACGGGCTCAAGGAGTCCAAGCAGGCCGTGGGCGCCGAGGTGCTCACCGGCGTGCAGGGCTTCGCCCCGCCGACGATCCTCGCCCAGGCCTCGCGCCTGAACTTCTCGACGCGGCTGTTCAACCTCATCGTCACCAACGTCCCGGGACCACAGCTGCCGCTCTACGTGCGCGGGCGCGAGATGACCGACGTGTTCCCTGTCGCGTTCCTGCCCAAGAACCACGCGCTGGCCGTGGCGATCATGTCCTACAACGGCCAGATGAACTTCGGGCTGCTGGGCGACTACGACGCGC from the Baekduia soli genome contains:
- a CDS encoding WS/DGAT/MGAT family O-acyltransferase, with translation MAQQHLDRLTAIDASFLAQEGPASHMHIGGVVLCEGPAPRFEEILDHIRSRLHLVPRYRQRLAEPPLEAGRPLWVDDPTFNLEYHVRQTALPAPGTEDQLWRLVGRLMSQQLDRSKPLWEMWIVEGLERGGFALLSKTHHSLIDGISGVDLATVMFDVTPVPAEVPHPDEPWRPHREPTPVDLVAGGAIGLAKAAAAGVAGVLGAIARPQSALRAATEAAEGVGEVVWAGLNPAPATPLNVEIGPHRRYTVVRNSLADFKLIKNAFGGTVNDVVLTVVSGALRAWLHGRGVRTEGVELRALVPVSTRGNHEANTLGNRIAAMRAPLPVYIDDPVARLRAVKLAMDGLKESKQAVGAEVLTGVQGFAPPTILAQASRLNFSTRLFNLIVTNVPGPQLPLYVRGREMTDVFPVAFLPKNHALAVAIMSYNGQMNFGLLGDYDALSDLEDFAEGIRTSLAELVALARSRTSPPRAAGEANGASANGASARRGAGARG
- a CDS encoding M28 family metallopeptidase — its product is MAVSENDGGRFSPRLIVVAIVGQVALIGVLVLLAVGGLPFTGAKDKGGGPEAQTAVAGKVPHARFDRFDGAAAMRIAKLQVDAGQRPAGSPQLRRLAVKLAGLLPDAHFEDVPGHPGLRNIVGQLPGPGPVIVIGAHYDSEYHPKGFVGANDAAAAVGTVIELARSIRRLRRTAVSPGIRFVLFDGEEEPFPTSDFYRDALRGSKSYVQIHAEEVRAMILLDYIGNTGVRFPREGTSTPSLWSQVRGAADRVGVQGIFPNRSEVSIFDDHTPFLRAGIPAVDLIDWSYKYKDGLQDTYDKLSVDSVDAVGETITELIRTWPTDGTPAG